In the Gossypium arboreum isolate Shixiya-1 chromosome 10, ASM2569848v2, whole genome shotgun sequence genome, one interval contains:
- the LOC108489246 gene encoding transcription initiation factor TFIID subunit 9 has product MAEGEEDLPRDAKIVKSLLKSMGVEDYEPRVIHQFLELWYRYVVDVLTDAQVYSEHAGKQTIDCDDVKLAIQSKVNFSFSQPPPREVLLELARNRNKVPLPKAIPGPGIPLPPEQDTLISTNYQLAIPKKQPAQAMEEMEEDEESVEPNSSQEHKTDAPHPTSQRVSFPLTKRSK; this is encoded by the exons ATGGCAGAAGGCGAAGAGGATCTGCCGAGGGATGCTAAGATTGTCAAGTCACTGCTTAAATCAATGGGCGTGGAGGACTATGAACCTCGCGTTATCCATCAATTTCTCGAGCTTTGGTATCGCTATGTCGTGGATGTGTTGACGGATGCGCAGGTGTACTCTGAACATGCCGGCAAGCAAACCATCGATTGCGATGATGTCAAACTTGCTATTCAATCTAAAGTCAATTTCAGCTTCTCGCAACCCCCACCCAGAGAG GTGCTTTTGGAATTGGCAAGAAATAGGAATAAAGTTCCATTGCCAAAGGCAATACCAGGGCCTGGGATTCCCCTTCCTCCTGAGCAGGATACATTGATAAGTACAAACTACCAACTGGCTATCCCTAAGAAGCAACCGGCACAGGCGATGGAAGAGATGGAAGAGGATGAAGAAAGTGTTGAACCTAATTCCTCGCAAGAGCATAAGACCGATGCACCGCACCCAACGTCTCAAAGAGTATCGTTCCCTCTCACTAAGCGCTCTAAGTGA
- the LOC108489245 gene encoding probable GTP diphosphokinase RSH2, chloroplastic, with amino-acid sequence MAVSTIALYASPPRSTPSTVCSTPHQISMNSHASYDLDLNSRSSSTSSTTASASSQRPIVGGLSCLFSSPTVKSSFSSGGGEDLGSHRGDDLKELSSSFCYSSSKFGGSSLKTNQSPVSVFQGPVSCSSSSPPMRILREKGGDGNFQGSFRVGTNRLFNGFIRGALGSCVHYDSPSSEVQTGSCVDELPFTMEDNFMEEVDSDPYAKELLLGAQMRHKIFSEDIVVKAFYEAEKAHRGQMRASGDPYLQHCVETAVLLASIGANSTVVAAGLLHDTLDDAFLSYDYIFRTFGAGVADLVEGVSKLSHLSKLARENNTASKTVEADRLHTMFLAMADARAVLIKLADRLHNMLTLDALPLPKQQRFAKETLEIFTPLANRLGISSWKEQLENLCFKHLNPEQHSELSSRLVDSFDEAMITSAIEKLERALKDKNISYHVLSGRHKSLYSIYSKMLKKKLAMDEIHDIHGLRVIVENEEDCYEALRVVHQLWSEVPGKLKDYISRPKFNGYQSLHTVVTSEGTVPLEVQIRTKEMHLQAEFGFAAHWRYKEGDCKYSSFVLQMVEWARWVVTWHCETMSKDQSSICYTDSVKPPCTFPTHSDDCPFSYKPHCSQDGPVYVIMIENDKMSVQEFPANSTMMDLLERAGRGNSRWSPYGFPVKEELRPRLNHEPVSDATCGLKMGDVVELTPAIPDKSLTEYREEIQRMYNRGLSVSSTGPPASNMVASRS; translated from the exons ATGGCGGTTTCAACAATAGCTCTTTACGCTAGTCCACCGAGGAGCACACCAAGCACCGTCTGTTCCACGCCTCACCAGATCAGCATGAATTCTCACGCTTCTTACGATCTCGATTTGAATTCGAGATCTTCATCAACTTCCTCGACAACGGCTTCCGCTTCTTCCCAGAGACCTATTGTCGGTGGCCTGTCATGCCTCTTCTCCTCGCCTACGGTAAAATCGAGCTTCTCTAGCGGTGGGGGAGAGGATTTAGGGTCCCATAGGGGAGACGATTTGAAGGAACTAAGCAGTTCATTTTGTTACTCATCGAGTAAATTCGGGGGGTCTTCTTTGAAAACCAACCAGAGCCCAGTATCGGTGTTTCAAGGCCCTGTTTCGTGTAGTAGCAGCAGCCCTCCTATGAGAATTCTTCGCGAAAAAGGTGGGGATGGGAACTTTCAGGGCTCATTTCGTGTTGGGACAAATCGATTGTTCAATGGATTCATTAGGGGTGCATTGGGATCTTGTGTTCATTATGATTCCCCGAGTTCTGAGGTGCAAACTGGTAGTTGTGTTGATGAATTACCCTTCACTATGGAGGATAATTTCATGGAGGAAGTGGATTCAGATCCATATGCTAAGGAATTGCTTTTAGGTGCTCAAATGAGGCACAAAATATTTTCCGAAGATATTGTAGTCAAAGCATTTTATGAAGCCGAGAAGGCCCATAGAGGACAG ATGCGTGCGAGCGGTGATCCTTATTTGCAGCATTGTGTAGAAACAGCTGTGTTGTTGGCATCCATTGGTGCTAACTCCACGGTGGTTGCAGCAGGGCTTTTACATGACACCCTTGACGATGCATTCTTGAGCTATGACTATATCTTTAGGACATTCGGTGCCGGGGTTGCTGATCTAGTTGAAGGG GTCTCTAAACTTAGCCATCTGAGTAAGCTAGCACGAGAAAATAATACGGCAAGCAAAACTGTTGAAGCAGATCGCCTTCACACCATGTTCCTTGCCATGGCAGATGCACGGGCTGTTCTTATTAAATTGGCAGATCGGTTGCATAACATGTTAACACTAGATGCTTTGCCTCTGCCCAAGCAACAGAGGTTTGCTAAGGAGACTTTGGAAATATTTACACCTTTGGCCAATCGGTTAGGAATCTCTAGTTGGAAGGAGCAATTGGAGAATCTATGTTTCAAGCATCTCAATCCGGAGCAGCACAGTGAACTCTCATCTAGGCTTGTGGACTCCTTTGATGAGGCAATGATCACTTCTGCTATAGAGAAACTCGAGAGAGCTCTCAAGGATAAAAATATTTCTTATCATGTTCTCTCTGGACGACATAAAAGCTTATATAGCATCTATTCGAAGATGTTGAA GAAAAAGTTGGCAATGGATGAAATCCATGATATTCATGGACTACGAGTCATTGTTGAAAATGAGGAAGACTGTTATGAGGCTTTGAGAGTAGTTCACCAGTTATGGTCTGAAGTGCCCGGAAAGCTGAAGGACTATATAAGTCGCCCTAAATTTAATGG GTATCAGTCCTTGCACACGGTGGTGACGAGTGAAGGTACAGTTCCACTTGAAGTTCAAATTCGAACAAAGGAGATGCATCTGCAAGCTGAGTTTGGCTTTGCAGCTCACTGGAGATACAAGGAGGGTGACTGTAAGTACTCTTCATTTGTACTTCAGATGGTTGAGTGGGCTCGATGGGTTGTGACTTGGCACTGTGAAACAATGAGCAAGGACCAATCATCAATATGCTACACTGATTCTGTCAAGCCACCCTGCACCTTCCCTACTCATTCGGATGATTGCCCGTTCTCTTATAAGCCTCACTGCAGCCAGGATGGACCTGTCTATGTTATCATGATTGaaaatgataag ATGTCGGTGCAAGAGTTTCCGGCAAACTCAACAATGATGGATTTGCTGGAAAGAGCTGGGCGGGGTAACTCGAGATGGTCTCCGTATGGTTTTCCAGTGAAGGAAGAATTGAGGCCAAGGCTGAACCATGAGCCGGTAAGCGATGCTACATGCGGGCTGAAGATGGGTGATGTGGTGGAGCTAACACCAGCCATTCCAGACAAGTCTTTGACAGAGTACAGGGAAGAGATACAGCGCATGTATAACCGAGGTCTCTCTGTTTCCAGTACTGGGCCTCCTGCTAGTAACATGGTTGCTTCAAGAAGTTGA